A stretch of Paenibacillus sp. URB8-2 DNA encodes these proteins:
- a CDS encoding FTR1 family iron permease — MFAGILITLREGIEAFLVVGILIGILSKMRQGDKRKYIWWGSGVAIGLSILLAYLIQLFSIQFEGTNAEIFEIIVASAAIAILSYMVIWMNKQSRSLKNSLESKIVSALQRNQMWGLVFLAFVTIIREGIETALFLSAVNGSSEGSGLMFGAFIGLVLAAVISFFIVKATIRLNLRMFFLITGSMVIVIAAGLASHVTMALQELGIIPLHELIAWDLSGFIQDESLLGKLLHAFTGYVAAPTVIQLVVYVIYIAIMLHLLWKGPTFFSKKQDPLPSAN, encoded by the coding sequence ATGTTTGCAGGCATACTTATTACCTTACGAGAGGGAATCGAAGCTTTTTTAGTTGTAGGTATTTTAATTGGAATTCTTAGTAAAATGAGGCAAGGTGATAAACGAAAATATATTTGGTGGGGATCGGGAGTTGCCATTGGCCTCAGTATATTATTGGCATACCTTATCCAATTGTTCTCCATTCAATTCGAAGGAACAAATGCCGAAATATTTGAAATTATCGTAGCTAGCGCCGCCATCGCCATTTTATCCTATATGGTCATTTGGATGAACAAACAAAGCAGATCTCTTAAAAATAGTTTGGAGAGCAAAATTGTCTCTGCACTACAGAGAAATCAGATGTGGGGACTTGTTTTCCTTGCCTTTGTGACGATTATCCGGGAAGGTATTGAAACTGCCTTATTTCTCTCGGCTGTAAATGGATCTTCTGAAGGAAGCGGACTCATGTTTGGTGCATTTATCGGTTTGGTATTGGCAGCTGTGATCTCTTTTTTCATTGTAAAAGCAACCATTCGGCTAAACCTTCGAATGTTCTTCCTTATTACTGGAAGCATGGTTATTGTAATTGCTGCGGGATTGGCATCCCATGTTACCATGGCACTTCAAGAATTAGGAATCATTCCTCTCCATGAACTCATCGCTTGGGATTTAAGCGGCTTTATCCAGGATGAAAGCCTGTTGGGCAAACTCCTTCACGCCTTTACGGGATATGTCGCCGCCCCTACTGTTATTCAATTGGTGGTTTACGTCATTTATATCGCCATTATGCTGCATCTTCTCTGGAAGGGCCCTACTTTCTTCTCAAAGAAACAAGATCCTCTACCCTCGGCAAATTAA
- a CDS encoding IS630 family transposase encodes MVSQGAAKIIPTYGKHWGAKLIGTLDYESGEVFCVQEEQYTAKEFLSFLERVLEKYEGDRIVMILDNARIHHADLIQPFLKEHQAKLTLVYLPPYSPNLNMIEELWGWLKSSVIHNVFFDSVQKIRKVVQGFIRLINETPAATVERLCLQF; translated from the coding sequence CTGGTTTCCCAAGGGGCAGCAAAAATCATTCCCACCTACGGCAAGCATTGGGGAGCGAAGCTGATCGGGACGCTGGATTATGAATCCGGCGAAGTGTTTTGCGTACAAGAAGAACAGTATACCGCCAAAGAATTCTTGTCCTTTCTGGAACGCGTCTTGGAAAAGTATGAAGGCGACCGAATCGTGATGATTTTGGACAATGCACGAATTCATCACGCAGACCTCATCCAGCCTTTTTTAAAAGAACATCAAGCCAAACTCACCTTGGTTTATTTGCCTCCGTATAGTCCGAATTTGAACATGATTGAAGAATTGTGGGGCTGGTTAAAATCATCCGTAATTCATAATGTCTTCTTCGACTCGGTACAAAAAATTCGCAAAGTTGTTCAAGGATTTATCCGTTTGATTAATGAAACGCCCGCTGCCACAGTTGAACGCTTATGTCTTCAATTCTAA
- a CDS encoding IS630 family transposase: MSVRVGVAEEHKAAAILEIKAAMKINKDLRMHERYQTILLLLLGESYERISEVTGRTVATLYNYSKAYREQGMQGLQIGRPPGRHRLLTAEQEQQVYEVITNQTPEDQGFPSQMNWTSPLVRKWIEQKWNIRYSDRGTRDLLYRLKLSFTKPTYTLAKADPQKQEEFKEHFQELKTPRWAHRPDSV, encoded by the coding sequence ATGAGTGTACGAGTTGGTGTGGCAGAAGAACACAAAGCAGCAGCCATTCTGGAAATCAAAGCCGCGATGAAAATAAACAAAGATTTACGGATGCACGAAAGGTATCAGACGATCCTCCTGCTGTTACTTGGCGAATCCTACGAACGAATTTCCGAAGTGACAGGACGAACGGTTGCGACCTTATATAACTACAGCAAAGCTTACCGAGAGCAAGGGATGCAGGGGCTACAAATCGGACGTCCTCCAGGACGACATCGCTTGTTAACTGCTGAACAAGAGCAACAAGTGTATGAAGTGATAACGAATCAAACGCCCGAGGATCAAGGATTTCCTTCCCAGATGAACTGGACTTCTCCACTCGTTCGGAAATGGATCGAACAAAAGTGGAATATTCGGTATTCGGATCGAGGGACACGAGACCTTTTGTACCGTTTGAAGCTTAGCTTTACGAAGCCGACCTACACACTGGCTAAAGCAGACCCACAGAAACAAGAAGAATTCAAAGAACACTTTCAGGAGTTAAAAACTCCTCGCTGGGCGCATCGACCGGATTCTGTTTGA